A window of the Negativicutes bacterium genome harbors these coding sequences:
- a CDS encoding transposase has protein sequence MAAIIHQKDKRSGITYAYESISYWDKEKQQSRARRTLIGRVDTATGQIVPTDGRRKKPVDAESPRKRGPVPSLETNRCFYGATYLLDAIGEKLGIVQDLKKCFPD, from the coding sequence ATGGCAGCCATTATCCATCAAAAAGATAAGCGCTCCGGAATTACTTATGCCTACGAATCCATTTCTTATTGGGATAAGGAAAAGCAGCAATCCAGAGCCAGGAGAACGCTTATTGGCAGAGTTGACACTGCCACCGGTCAAATAGTTCCTACCGATGGGAGGAGAAAAAAACCAGTTGATGCAGAATCACCCCGAAAAAGAGGGCCCGTGCCCAGTTTAGAGACAAACCGCTGCTTTTATGGAGCTACTTATTTGTTAGATGCCATCGGAGAAAAATTGGGTATTGTCCAGGATCTGAAAAAATGTTTTCCCGACA
- a CDS encoding phosphotransferase, with translation MQKFLSDIPGSDAWLALTPLQKGWSRDQKFVVTTKEHTKMLLRISPAAEKEAKEKDYQALRAMQHLRIRMSRPLDFGLLGDGRPYTLLTWLEGSDAESRLPLFSENEQYQLGWQAGEALAALHSIPAPAGQPPWQQHFQRKTETRLEIYNNSPVKLRGGAAIIDYLTHNFQLLTNRPQCFLHGDYHCGNLIITPAHQIGIIDFNRLDYGDPYEEFNRITWCVAVSPRFACGRIDGYFQGKVPAEFFPLLAFYIGSNQLSSIAWAIPFGEKQVQVMQKQGEAVLQYYKNFTCTVPNWYTSE, from the coding sequence ATGCAGAAATTCCTATCGGACATTCCCGGCTCCGACGCTTGGCTTGCTCTGACGCCTTTGCAGAAGGGTTGGTCGCGTGATCAGAAATTTGTCGTCACAACCAAAGAACATACGAAAATGCTGCTGCGTATTTCACCGGCGGCAGAAAAGGAAGCAAAAGAAAAGGATTATCAGGCGCTCAGGGCGATGCAACATCTGCGCATTCGGATGAGCCGACCGCTTGATTTTGGCCTGCTGGGAGACGGCAGACCCTATACCTTATTGACTTGGCTGGAAGGCAGTGATGCGGAAAGCAGGCTGCCGCTTTTCAGCGAAAATGAACAATATCAGTTGGGTTGGCAAGCCGGAGAAGCCCTGGCGGCCTTGCACAGCATCCCGGCACCTGCCGGCCAACCTCCCTGGCAGCAACACTTTCAGCGCAAAACCGAAACCAGACTGGAAATTTATAACAATAGTCCCGTCAAACTCCGCGGCGGCGCAGCAATTATCGACTACCTTACGCACAATTTTCAGCTATTGACAAATCGTCCGCAGTGTTTCCTGCATGGAGATTACCACTGCGGCAACCTGATTATCACGCCCGCGCATCAGATCGGCATCATCGACTTCAATCGTTTGGATTACGGCGATCCTTATGAAGAATTTAACCGCATCACCTGGTGTGTCGCTGTCAGTCCCCGCTTTGCCTGCGGCCGCATCGATGGATATTTTCAAGGTAAGGTGCCGGCTGAATTTTTCCCCCTGCTGGCCTTCTATATCGGCAGCAATCAACTCTCCTCAATTGCCTGGGCAATCCCTTTTGGAGAGAAACAGGTTCAGGTCATGCAAAAGCAGGGAGAAGCTGTGCTGCAATACTACAAGAATTTCACGTGCACCGTGCCAAACTGGTATACGAGCGAATAA